The sequence below is a genomic window from Pseudomonas cannabina.
TATCGACAGAGACCGGGGCCATCACAAACAACCGGCTGAGCATGTCAGCGTCGGGATAAATATTGGTATCCGACCATATGCCGGGATTGATCAGCGCATCCGCTTTTTCATTGCCGTTTGCGTAATGCACCGTGTTGGTGATGTTGGCGATCACCTCGGGGCGCAACAGGTAGTTCATGAATGCGTAAGCGCCTTTGACGTCAGGTGCATCGGCCGGGATGGCAATCATGTCGAACCACATGGGCGCGCCTTCCTTGGGCACGACGTAGTTGATTATGGCGCTGTTGCCCGCTTTCCTCGCCAGCTCCTGAGCCTGGGAAATATCCCCTGAATAGCCCACGGCCACGCAGATTTTTCCGGCAGCGAGGTCGTCAATGTAATCAGCCGCGCTGAAATTGCGTATGTAGGGCCGCACACTGTCCAGCAGTGCGGCGGCTTTGCCGTAATCGTCCGGCACTTCGCTGTGGGGCGGCAAACCGAGGTAATTCAACGTGATAGGAAATAACGCTGGCGCACTGTCGAGAAACGCGACGCCGCATTGGGCGAGCTTTTTCATGTTTTCCGGCTTCAGCACCAAGTCCCAGGAATCAACAGGCGCATCCTTCCCAAGCACGTCCTTG
It includes:
- a CDS encoding polyamine ABC transporter substrate-binding protein, translating into MLKKYLAALMLLTSTSHAAETVNILNWTDYIAPDTLAKFQAETGYKTAYDTFDSNEALNAKLVAGHSGYDLVFPSIHFMGRQIEKGLLKPLDKSQLPNWKNLNPVLLKMLEASDPGNSHGFPYLWGSTGIGYDVAKVKDVLGKDAPVDSWDLVLKPENMKKLAQCGVAFLDSAPALFPITLNYLGLPPHSEVPDDYGKAAALLDSVRPYIRNFSAADYIDDLAAGKICVAVGYSGDISQAQELARKAGNSAIINYVVPKEGAPMWFDMIAIPADAPDVKGAYAFMNYLLRPEVIANITNTVHYANGNEKADALINPGIWSDTNIYPDADMLSRLFVMAPVSVDIEALRLRTWNKVMTGK